From the genome of Microtus pennsylvanicus isolate mMicPen1 chromosome 20, mMicPen1.hap1, whole genome shotgun sequence, one region includes:
- the LOC142838889 gene encoding lysozyme C-1-like, with protein sequence MKALLALGLLLLSVTVDAKVYTRCALAKLLKQNGMDGYKGVSLADWVCLAQHESNYNTKATNYNSGGQSTDYGIFQINSRYWCNDGKTPKAVNACGISCSALLQDDITQAIKCAKRVVSDPQGVKAWVAWRTHCQNQDLSKYVKDCGV encoded by the exons ATGAAGGCTCTCCTAGCCCTAGGGTTGCTCTTGCTTTCTGTCACTGTCGACGCGAAGGTCTATACACGCTGCGCGTTAGCCAAACTTCTGAAACAAAATGGGATGGATGGCTACAAGGGAGTCAGCCTGGCAGACT ggGTGTGTTTGGCTCAACACGAGAGCAATTATAACACAAAGGCTACAAACTACAACTCTGGAGGCCAAAGCACCGACTACGGAATATTTCAGATCAATAGCCGATACTGGTGCAATGATGGCAAAACCCCGAAAGCAGTGAACGCCTGTGGGATATCCTGCAGCG CTTTGCTCCAGGATGACATCACTCAAGCCATCAAGTGTGCAAAGAGGGTTGTGAGTGACCCACAAGGTGTTAAAGCATG GGTGGCATGGAGAACCCACTGTCAAAACCAAGATCTCTCCAAGTACGTCAAGGACTGTGGAGTCTAA